A window of the Trichoplusia ni isolate ovarian cell line Hi5 chromosome 4, tn1, whole genome shotgun sequence genome harbors these coding sequences:
- the LOC113492877 gene encoding protein ALP1-like yields MDTDADLIIAACGIILAGSLKRKRQCWVRPSLMSRSRYSNSDRIKDLRTDDLIVKRPLHFKTFMSLTFTDFEYLLSIVGPTIVKKNTNYRSAISPTDRLSLTLKYLTTGDSFNSLCDTFKVSPQLISYIIPEVCQAIVDGLSDYVKIPRTSNEWTKVADGYLSRWNVPNCVGSMDGKHIRIECPARSGSDYFNYKMYFSIVLFALVDADYKFLYANVGCQGRISDGGVFANSSLCRMLYNNDLNLPDKKPLPGRIMPVPYFFLGDDAFPLQTNILKPYDGNHAKGSPKRVYNYRMCRGRRVVENVFGQLTKQFKIFNKPIQLNPQKVTIVTLACIHLFNYVKRHGIIQQNEYDTENSRGEINPGDWRREPRENNLFADLPRQDNTHSLEVTRTQSPEVIRTELVQYFLSDVGRLPWQNDQ; encoded by the exons ATGGATACTGATGCTGATCTAATAATAGCAGCATGTGGAATAATTTTAGCTGGGTCCCTGAAGAGAAAACGACAGTGTTGGGTTAGACCAAGCTTAATGAGTCGCAGTCGTTACAGTAACAGTGATagaataaaagatttaagaacAGACGATTTGATTGTAAAAAGACCCTTACATTTTAAGACATTTATGTCGTTAACGTTTACCGACTTTGAATATTTACTAAGCATTGTTGGACCcacaatagttaaaaaaaatacaaattacagaaGTGCAATTTCACCAACGGACAGATtatcattaacattaaaatacctgACTACGGGAGATTCATTCAACAGTCTTTGTGACACCTTTAAAGTATCTCCTCAACTTATTTCCTACATTATTCCAGAAGTGTGCCAAGCTATCGTAGATGGACTTTCGGATTATGTGAAG ATTCCACGAACATCAAACGAATGGACAAAAGTTGCAGATGGATATCTGAGTAGATGGAATGTACCTAATTGTGTTGGATCTATGGATGGAAAGCACATTAGAATTGAATGTCCAGCACGAAGTGGAagcgattattttaattataaaatgtatttcagtaTTGTACTGTTTGCATTAGTGGATGCagattataagtttttatacgCTAATGTGGGGTGCCAGGGTCGCATTTCCGATGGTGGTGTATTTGCTAACTCTTCATTATGCAGAATGttatataataatgatttaaatttgcCAGATAAAAAACCTCTACCTGGAAGAATTATGCCAgtaccctatttttttttgggcGACGATGCGTTTCCTTTACaaaccaatattttaaaaccttatgaTGGTAATCATGCGAAAGGGTCTCCCAAGAGAGTGTACAACTATCGCATGTGTCGAGGTCGAAGAGTAGTTGAAAACGTATTTGGAcagttaacaaaacaatttaagatatttaacaaACCCATCCAGCTAAATCCACAAAAAGTTACTATTGTAACATTGGCATGTATTCATTTGTTCAATTATGTAAAACGACATGgtataatacaacaaaatgaATATGATACTGAAAATAGTAGGGGAGAAATCAATCCAGGAGATTGGCGCAGGGAACCacgtgaaaataatttgtttgctGACTTGCCTAGACAAGACAATACACATTCCCTTGAGGTTACAAGGACACAATCTCCTGAGGTTATAAGGACAGAATtggttcaatattttctttccgATGTCGGGAGATTACCATGGCAGAATGATCAATGA
- the LOC113492879 gene encoding uncharacterized protein LOC113492879 has protein sequence MSATRTRACKSAAWPATCVRARSVARRHSSDSDVLVFFLRFSAIMEWDEETTLKLINLYHIKELLWNPKHLDHKCRPKRFDALNEMANELNTNVTEIERKIKNLTSQYYRERKKTIESKKSGTSADSVHESKWFAFKSLNFLLNKNKPTGTIDTEITATDNNAQHADNDAQHGENDSPQTSNIIPQANKRYKPNPSNEMVSEALNLMRTVSQRTNQKIKDEDDLFGEYIATQLRKFDKTTKAIIKHRINNIFFETETGYRSDMFEASPRPSTSHSHPGYYTMDQCDVNSYYSSSNSAVTNPVSPPLGEPSTSSIEPSLRVSLQESGDIENILSSIESDK, from the exons ATGTCGGCGACTCGTACCCGCGCGTGCAAGTCGGCGGCATGGCCGGCGACTTGCGTACGCGCACGCTCAGTTGCCCGCCGACACTCCAGCGATAGTGACgtgcttgtgttttttttgcgaTTTTCTGCAATAATGGAATGGGACGAAGAAACCACtctaaagttaataaatttgtatcatATAAAGGAATTATTATGGAATCCAAAACACTTGGATCACAAATGTAGACCTAAACGTTTTGATGCACTAAATGAGATGGCAAAcgaattaaatacaaatgtcaCAGAAATAGAACGGAAGATAAAAAATTTGACGAGCCAATATTatagagaaagaaaaaagacgATTGAATCAAAAAAGTCTGGAACCAGCGCAGATTCTGTTCATGAGAGCAAGTGGTTTGCCTTTAAATCTTTGAATTTCTtgctcaataaaaataaacctactgGAACAATCGATACG gagATAACAGCAACTGACAATAATGCCCAACATGCGGACAATGATGCTCAACATGGGGAAAACGATTCACCTCAAACGTCAAACATCATTCCCCAAGCGAATAAACGTTATAAACCTAATCCAAGTAATGAGATGGTGTCGGaagcattaaatttaatgagaaCAGTCAGTCAACGgacaaatcaaaaaataaaagatgaggACGATTTGTTTGGCGAATATATTGCGACACAACttagaaaatttgataaaacaacaaaggcaataataaaacatcGGATTAACAATATCTTTTTTGAAACCGAAACTGGATATCGTTCAGACATGTTCGAAGCTTCGCCAAGACCTTCTACTTCCCATAGTCATCCAGGATATTATACAATGGATCAATGTGATGTAAATTCCTACTACTCATCATCCAACTCTGCCGTAACAAACCCTGTTTCACCGCCTCTTGGTGAACCTTCAACATCTTCAATTGAACCTTCGTTACGTGTGTCGCTTCAAGAGAGTGGTGATATTGAGAACATATTATCATCTATTGAGTCAGATAAATAG